A region of the Drosophila subobscura isolate 14011-0131.10 chromosome J, UCBerk_Dsub_1.0, whole genome shotgun sequence genome:
GAATTCATTAATgtggccagcaggcagaaatttcaataaaatacgTACACTCAGCGAGCTGAAAGACGGAAAGAAAGAAGtttgcataaaaaaagagctaaTGACAATATAAATTCACATGGCGTATGGAAATTTGCCGCAGATGGGCAACGGGTGCTGGGCTGAACGCTCGTTCCACTCGTACCCCAAAAACCAGATAACAGATTCCAGATTCCCGTATACCCTGTCTCCCCAGGGAGGTTTATGTGTTAGGGGTGGAGGATGTAGGGGGGCGTTGGCTAACAGCAGTTATCGCTGAAGCGAAAGGCAGTAATTAGCGTAAATTGAGTTGGTAAAAAGCGCAAGTGCTCAAAATCCGATAGGCAGGGGCAACCTACAGCTGCCCCCCACCCTATACCATCATACACTTGgccaaaaatgtattttaagaGCAGCAAAATTGTGATAATATTGCCAGAAAGTCGCCATTTAAGTGCGAGAAgtcaattattttattgattttgtaatcccttttctctcagtgtggCCCACCACCCAATAGTCGTCCCcccttgttgttgtggttacttcgcggctggctggcactgctgctcctgctgctgctgctgctcctgctggcgctgtttctgttgttgatTATGTTGCAATTAGTTGTCGCTTTTGTGGCAAGCCGCGACACCAGGACACTTTCAATCAGAGATTCTTATTCCGACAGACCCGCTAATGCCTCATCCAGGTGGGGCTTAGTGAGTTAATTAAACAAGCCGATTACTGTCCAGCGTCCAGCACCACGCGCCCCCCGCTGACCTTGAGCCCACAGATTCCTCCACTTGTAATTCCTACACACTGTTTCAGAAAAGTTTCCACACAACTTCTATCACACGCATACAGCCTTTTGCCCAGCTATCAACTTTCCACACACATATTGTCCGAGGCGTCTGAGTGTATTGGTTTTCCGGGCGTAGGTCACTGCTGCTTCTAGTTGGTGGATaggtgggtggttgggtggctGGTGGGTTGCTGGTTGGGTCAAGTTCTAGGTGAGAGCAGGCTTCATTCAGTCTAATGAGCGCCAGTCGCCCTGTAAAGCCTTTGGTTGGGCATTCGAAACTTTATGGAATGTCAGAGAaccaaaagttttcaatttagttgcatggaaaatattgtTGCAGGAAATTTTGTGTGCTCCAGCAAGGCAAAGGGATAAAGAATTTGGAATGCTCTATGGAACAGGGAGaggattttatttttatattttcatccATTCAATTATGGGAACTTTAAACGTCGCATACACCTCACTCTAATGTACCGGAATGTATCTTAAGTCGAAACTCTTTTGCCTCAGTCTATTTTTAGAGCAAAAGCCACTTGTGtatttgctgcttctttgttttttcaaTCGAATTCAAAGTCTAGTGGCTATGATTGATCCCCTCAACTGAAGGGGAAGTACCCCCAAGTCAAAGTCCCACCAATGAATGCCAATACATCATCAATCCATctttcatttgctgctgctctctacACCCTACTCCACCCCGCACAAACGTTGCTGCCCAGCTTAGCGACCCACACGGAAGGGAAGTTCATTTGTTGAGTGaacattttatgatttatgaaaATGTTCTATTTCTGTTCATGTCTTCTCTTTCCTCTAAACTAAACAGTGCGGCGTTCATTCCGCCCACTTTGTATTACAATCAGGATCTGGCTTGGAATTAAATCTGGTAACCGAGTTATAGCCAGCGGGCTGCGAggggaggagcagagcagagcgttTGGGTGCCCGCTAGTCGGACGGGACTCTGTTCTGGGCCATTGTTGCATATTcaacaattgcaactgcaaaacCGACGAAGTaataacaaatgcaaattttaagcTCAAGAATTTTCAGTTGCAAAAATTGTTACatatttctgctgttgttgttgttgttgtcagctgttgttattgttgctgctgttgtcagtTGTAtattcggtttttattttggatttgggcctgggcctgcctGGGGGAAACTGCAGGCAAAAGTGCAAATGAGTTTTGCTGCCCCATCCCTGgacaattgaatttgtttaaattgttgCAAGTTTTTGGGGCAGGGCTTGGTTCATGCATCAGCAATCAGCAGCTGGGAATCGGCAGCGAAAATCGGTCTAAACTTAAAGTCCGCAAGTCCACACATTGTCCGTAGATGTCCTTGCTGCCAGCCAATATAatcaaacagcagcagcagcaacagcagctggcaaAAGATGGAGTgccaaagtgtgtgtgtttgtgtgtgtgtgtcttgggTGGGTTAGGGACAGGTTTACAGGATGGGATAGTCATATAGGACTGGGGGCACTGATGAGTTCACTTCAGTGAGCAAATGAAACGATATTGTTGTCAATTTAGGTGCAACAAAGAGCAGCAACGAGCCCCATACCCATAtccagtccctgtccctgtcccagcaCCCGTCTGGCAGGacaagacaaaaacaaacagcatgCAGGatgagcgacagagacaggcaCAACCATAgctagagacagagagagggagagagagctacAGCTAGTGTaacaacaaaggcaaacaacaacaaattgcatgtCCTTCCGCCTTGGGTTGCAACACAATATACAACGCACTCATATTTACTTTGTTCGAAGGATCCTGTTGCAGTCTGCCCGCCCCCTAACCGGACGGACGCCTGCCCCCCATGCAGCCTGCAACATTAATGAAAACTGCAAGCGACCTGACACAGATACATACGGGGAGATGGGACAGAGGGACCAAGGACTGCCACTGGGGGGCGACATTGCTGCACCTTTATTTACAGTGAGTGAGGGTGCGGGGGCATTGGGCAATTGGTAGGAAAGCATTTCCAGTATACGGCAATATTTTTAGTCATTTTGCTGTGCAAGATTCCTTGTAGCTTTTATCGTTTACCTTTTGCGTTGCATGCCCCTTCAGGTGATCTTGGATAATTGCCAACTAAATTGGGTTTAATGGGTTAGCAAGGGGCTTCGACTAAATGGCAAATCAGGTACAGTTGCGGCAAGATGTACACAGAGTTGCATGCTGTTATCGGTAAGTGCAGATGGAGAGGATAGAGAGGGGCACAAAAAGATAATTACGAAATAATTGAAGCAGATTGTTTGTCATTTTGGGGAGCtatacaaatataatttgtgCTCGGCTCGGGgggattttaattaatttcgtaCAATTTGCGAACGAAATGAAGTACAGTTGGGTCAGGGACAGAATGGGCCAATAACTGAGTAAATACTAACTTAATGAGCTACTTCAATCTATCATCTGCAAACCAAACCAAGTTTGCATAGTCAGAGTTGCATTTATTATCGATAGATGGGCCGATATATAGCgagtttaaataaaataaataaataaataaattaggcACATTACACTAAAGCGTAGACTACAATTTAGTTAGCTGAGAAGAAGAGCAGTTGAAACGAGTAGGACACACTATCCTGTGAATCCTTTAGAGCCGCACAACCTCAACGCCCTGCGGCGCAAACAGCGATTCGGCGGCCAATTTGAGCTTCTCGTTGACCAATTTGGCAATTTTTGGCGTGCGGCGCCACACGAATTCGCGTGTTCTGTCGTGATTGTCCTTgctctccacctccacctgaaacagacacagacagcaaACAGACAGCAGTAGTCAAAGGTTAATTGAACAAAGGACAATCAAAGGGGACTCACCTGCTTTGGCTGTTGCACCTTGATGGACATGAGGGTGGCCCGATCGTCCACCACACTGAACTTGATGCGTCCGATCATCTCGTTGGTCCTGGCCGTGGCACTCTTCACGCTCCTCACGCTGCCGCGCTTGAAGGACTTCTCCACGCGCAGGATCAACGGACCCAACGTAAACTTGGCCTTGATCGTGGAGTTGCGTCCCTCCGCATCGCTGATCACCTTCACATTGCCCACCCGCTTGAGGGAGGCCAGTCCCGAGAGACTGCCCTCGGCCTTCTGCAGCTTCTCGACATCTCCGGCCTTGCTGGCACCCGCCGGTTGATTGTAGTTGCCAGATTTCACTGCagtctttttgttgctgttgttgctgtgcttgtggctctgtgtggcaCCGTTCGCAGTGGACTTCTTTTGGCCGCTTTTGCCACCGGACACTGTGCGCACTTCCGCTTTGGGTGCATCGAAatcagtggcaatggcagtggacGGGGCAGAAGCAGACGAGGCTGTAGCCTGGTCCGAGGCACTGGGCTTCTTTTCGATGGCTTTGATGGCCAGCTCCGACTGTAATTGCATCAATTGCTCCTGCAATTTGCCGGCATCCTCCTCCTTGGCCTgattgttgccgttgctgccgttgGCCCTTGGCTCGGAGCGTGTGTTCTTGCTgcaatggaaaattttcaCAAAATTTGCATCAATTCACTCTGATTCTGGAGAGTGCACTCAAACGAGATTTTGTTCCTGAAATCTACGAAAATTGAGTTTACTACTAAAACTGCTTGAAGTACTTAAACGGATGCGGACACGGATCCATTACGGACTCTTTAAGTgacttttgtttgaatttttgggTCATATTTGGAAATAAATATTCGAAAGATTAAcatcataataaataaataattatccGAGTGTTCCGTAATTTATGGATTTATGGATTATAGAATATAAATAAGATCGAAAAATCACAATCAGAACTACTAAAGAAATATCCAACAACCTAACAAATTTATAATAGTTATAAATTTATaggttaaatatttttttaaatgttaattttaatgttaatttaatttaatttttttggttatttttagTAGTCATTTTTCTTCGTagttcgtttttctttgccgCCTGTCAACGTGCAGTTGCTCAAAGTTTAACGATTTCTGGTGATTAATTTACTTCTTAAATGttatcaacattttgtttgtaaatgtCTGAAAAGTGCCAAAATTTCCGTGCTAATATTTGGTAGTAATATTTCTTGGGAGtattttttcctttgcctGTCCACTTACagttttttaaatgtaatgtTTTATAGTTATTTAATTACTtgttaaatcatttttaaaatattttttttgctctctcaaAACTGCcgaattttaatgtaattactttggttttttttggtggtaATTTTTCTTGGGaaaatttcttctttttcttttgccgcCTGGTTCCCACTTACAGTTTCTTGTGTCCGCCGGCCTTGGTGCCTTTGTGCTTGTTGCTGGTGGCCTTCACCGTTGTGGCAGTGCCTACGGTGGGAGTGGCCGAGCGTCCGGCCAGACGAACCACAAAGGGATCATAATTATCGGATACGATGCGATTGATGCGCGAGAAGATGGCATCGATGAAGTGGTTGTGGCGCGCCTGGAACGCGTCCGTAGACATGTCGATGACGTTGTTCTTCAGGTCACCTGCAGGGACAGTGTAGGAAGGGGCACAAAGGTGGGGCAGGAACGGAGAGGAATGCACATTAGTTCGGATCGGCTTACACAATCAAAGTTCAATTTGTGGGCAAGGAGGTGTGGCCGGGGGGTGGGGGACAAGGGTCGTTTGTGTAGAGGaagcttttgtggtttttccttttcagcttgtgtgtggtgtgtgtgtttgggtgtgtgtgtgttgtgggctTTTCATTATGTTTTCAGCCTCTAATTACATTCAAGTGCGACAGTGTGagtgagtatctgtgtgtgtgggcataAGCTGATGTTCGGTTCTAACCACAGCAACTCACCCAGATACAAACACAGCTACGCCCAGGGACAGTGATTATTCTGTTcggctctgtgtgtgcatggtGTGGGTTGGATTAGCaaataatgtacaaaaaaaaagaaacacaaaaacattgACATTGAAGCCAGAAGCAGGTCTGCCAGTCCTCCACCTCTCCATTCGGATAGAAATAATTACAGCTCTTTGTCAGGGAtgggcgcagcagcagcgattgATTGCAGTTTTCCCCCGATAATAATTCATCGGCCTGGCTTAATGGAAAATAATCGTGGGCTACTTAATCATTTGTTAATTGAGTGATTTGtcatacattttgtgtttaaGACAAGACATTCCTGGTCAGACCTAAATCATAGTTAAGGCAACAAGATTTAGAGGAAGattgtttctatttttagtTAAAGTTTTAGGATTATTAGCGGGTTATTTGCACTACCCTTAGGcatagaaatattttatttataaatactaATTTTATCTATTTcgatttggtttattttcgaACTTTTCCTtgtgttaatttaattttgctgcTAAAGGTGAGAAGTTGACCTTTCATATAAGTGATTTCTTCAACGATTAACCATCACAAATAGTTCATGCAGCTATTCCAGGAATATCTATCACCCTTCTAGCTAGACCTAATTCCTGTCTTATCGCAGTGACCCATAACCGCGGCAGTGACTGAGGCCCATCAGCCCTGGAGCCGCCATTCCACAGGCGGATATAATCGGAAACTCGACCACCGTTAGGCATGATGAGGTACTAATGTACTTTTTGCATGTTAGCCCTGGTCTGCCCGAACCCCTGCTTCGTGCCTGTCTGCCCCCGCAAAACAGTGAGTCTGTTATGTACTCGCCCACACTCTGGCGGAGCCACTTTAGTTGCagcattttcccttttctgtGTTTGTTAATTGAAGcacaaaaattttaaatttaaagcgACATTTTCTAAAATAGATAattgtgtgggcgtgtgctGCAAGGCCATGCGAGTGGCAGGGGGTGAGGCTCATGGTGGGGCTGCAAAATTACAGGGGAGAGCAGATGCAGCAGGTGCTGGGGGACGGGTAGTCGAACTAATTAGAGCGAATGTTACAGCAGCAGACAAGCGGGATGGAATGGATGATATAAGTACGGGGAGAATAGATAGTACGGAACATTACAGTAATGACGTAGCAGCCAGCAGTAGAGCTAATgatgtgtgtgagagagaaaattAGAGAAACAtatagagaaagagacagtGACAGCACCGATATCCTCGCCTAAGGTAACGCTTGAAAGGACTCTCTCCTTGCCAAAAAGGATTCCGCACAAAAGAATTATACAATTATAGAATTTCATTTTcgcaaatttatttaagcaaATTTTTCGTGTTGTGTttcgtcttcttcttcttgcttgatttgtggtttttgtttgggttttcttttttttacaataaataataaataaataaataaataaataataagttacaaattaaatggaCCTAAAACGCAaagtttaacatttttctatgggatctttttttatgttttatgtgaCATTTTTTCTCGCGCTGCTGCCTTTCAAGCGTTCAACTTTTAGctacaattttgttgttaacTTTTTACTTTACATAAGAATTTTGCGTTATTTACGTTTTGGAAAATTATGCGAGCCGAAataagagatagagagaggaaaagccagaaatattacaatttctttgttgtttttgtttctttcgttCCAAAAAATAGTTCAATTGTAAGCCAAATGTGTGAAAGCAAGATAGCGATAgtgcttgtgtgtttgtgtgtgcatgagaGAGATAGACATAGATAGATAGGTAAAGGGGAGACAGAGTGAGATagatacagtggggagcaatgatgagtacatgttcacattaactgactttcgtcgcccataacttctaaacgcataatgcaaacgtaaccaatttttttgtagatatcaatcactttatccttaacaaaaaggcaataccagaaaaatacaaatatgaagcttttaaatagcgaaaaataaaaaactaaaaaaagtcgcatgtactcatttatgcacttttcgttgttttcacttatttaatatttcaaaattttctaatcaacaatatgcctgcagatttgatgttaaatatttttttggttatattctagtaatactaacatcaaattaagacatttctcataataatcgaagcagatttcatgaatttattaaatagtgcctatgttgtacctgaggctgaagaaacaaaatctagaaaatgtaaatattattgtgtagctcactaAAAATGGCTATAagacagctaatactgctgaaaaacatggcattagtcaatcggtggtgatcagagtggaaaagacgcgaaattttgacCTGAAACAGCAGATCCAAGGTTGGTCTAAGGCGCTAGCaggcccaaaagccacacttaTAATGTTGCAAATTGGGAACAAGAACTTTCTAAGTCCAAAGGATGCTCTTTTCGCGTAAAACTATCAATTTTGGTCTAGATAGCCAAGTATGGCCATCGTACCACCAcctgaaacatttttacaccattttacatctaccggcactTTTCACGTGGTAGGTAAATAATGgtaaagcaaacccgaaattttcaaattagcaTAACAATTTGACCACAGATGATTGAAAACGTGTTATCAGGTCTGATGAGTCCAAATAATCATATGGGTGGCAGTATTGTTAGCGTAAGTCCGAAAAAAGGCTTTAAGGACATCAAATCAAGCAAACCATGAaacatgccggtagatgtaaaatggtgtaagtaTGTTTTAGGCGGTGGAACGATGGCCATACTTAGCCATCTAGAAcaacattgatagtattattCGAAAAGAACCTCGTTGGGCCTcagaaagtccttgttactaaaTTGCGACATTATAAGTGCGGCTTTTTGGGCctgctagcgccttagggcgaccttggctttgctgtttcgggacaaaatttagcgtcttttccactctgatcaccaccgattgactaatgccatgtttttcagcagtattagctgtctTATAGCCATTTTtagtgagctacacaataatatttacattttctagattttgtttcttcagcctcaggtacaacataggcactatttaataaattcatgaaatctgcttcgattattatgagaaatgtcttaatttgatgttagtattactagaatataaccaaaaaaatatttaacatcaaatctgcaggcatattgttgattagaaaattttgaaatattaaataagtgaaaacaacgaaaagtgcataaatgagtacatgcgactttttttagttttttatttttcgctatttaaaagcttcatatttgtatttttctggtattgcctttttgttaaggataaagtgattgatatctacaaaaaaattggttacgtttgcattatgcgtttagaagttatgggcgacgaaagtcagttaatgtgaacatgtactcatcattgctccccactgtatgtgtgtgagtgtgttggTTGACATAATGACAATTAATTTCGAATCTGAGAAATTATGGTGTTTAATtacaactaaaaataaataaattacactaAGTGAACAATTCTTATTGCTGTTTTACATCAATTTAGctataagtgtgtgtgtgtgtgtgtgtgggatagAGATAGATAATAGATTTTTTTAGGGCAGGGGCTTAGAGTGCGAaagagagcaggagcagtctGAGAGCGCAGCTCTAATGGTTGTATCTTTCTGGCCACTGTTTCTCTCAGGCcacactgctcctgctctgcttcTTCTCGGgattcatcatcatcatcagcgtctctttttctccttcttctttgtCTTCTttaacatcatcatcatcttctttGTCTTCTCATTTCCAACCATTTTTTGTGCTTGGGCATTAAAcatgttgcagttgttgttgtgttttgttttttggtgcgGTACAGTTGCTCTTGCAATTCTTAGTCAGGTGAAAACAGTCCGTGCGTAAATAACTCAACAAAAGGGTGCGTTATGGGTGTATACTTTTGATAGTAAGTGTGTGGACAATTGTGCAGCGTGCAGCTTGAAAAGATTTTGCAGTTTGCATTTTgcgttctttcttttttgcagaTAGTTTGACTAGCACCAAACTCTCAATCATCGCCTTTCCAGGGatgtttcttttgcttaactcattttttaaattaaatagaaattaaCTTGGGCTTTGCTAGGGATTGCTAGGGATTTGCGTGTGGGTGCGTATAGGATAGTCAGTGCAGGCAAAGATCTGTTGTCCGGATCGAGTCCTAGTCCCCAGTGGGAATTATATTGGAAATTCACTTTCCTTGTTTGCGGGGAGCTATCGATTGTCATCGTTAATCGTTCATCGTtgatcgttgttgttgttgtagttgttggtCCCTGTCTTTAGTTGTTGTTTcaattgtttagtttttagttgttgtttgttaatgCTTGAGCTCTTTTTTGGTCTTCTTCGAGGGACTTGTAGATTTCTTGACTTTGgctgtttttgtggctgttgctgacTTGGGCTTGGACTCACATGCTTCGCGCCGGGCCTCAATGATATCGTCCCCAATGatatcatcatcgtcgtcgtcctcatcatcgtcggcctcctcgtcgtcatcgCCGCCGGCTAAACCTGCAATTTCACCAATTTCATCGACTCCATCATcaatatcatcatcatcatcttcctcatcgtcctcatcgtactcgtcgtcgtcgtcgtcgttagCGTTGCTGTCGGCGCCGCCAGGAGCAACAGCCCCAGGATCAGATCCCGGTGCGGGCTTACCCAGAGCCGCTGGCCCGGCGACTATttggttattattattattattattgtttgtaTGGATACTGTTGGTTAGAGTGTTCTGATGCTGCGATGATGTTTGGCTGATTGCGGCAGactgtgtggcatgctgctgcaggtgttgctgttgcagttgctgtacTAGTTgtgcgtttgtttgtttctgttgttcgTCAATTGCATTGGTGCTACTTAAACTAGTTGTGCCACCACTAATACCATCTAAAAGTGCATCTTCATcgtaaaaaa
Encoded here:
- the LOC117893847 gene encoding ubiquitin carboxyl-terminal hydrolase 36 isoform X2, giving the protein MKFVILLCVLSALLLQIEASPVQLLSRSERAVARQQAVNNDVAPAAAPASDDDDDDDDEDDDDDEPDLGDLIDDDDVLLISGLSDDDEEEDDDDEEEDDTPQGQAAPAATASDDDEEDDDDDDYLDRLFDDILGDDDDEDDDDEVAPAASAQQSSVAASPAQALEEVAPAAASSVSSGISDGVDLPAESGNAVADAASGNAADDISAAAAAVPAASSNNEGDLKNNVIDMSTDAFQARHNHFIDAIFSRINRIVSDNYDPFVVRLAGRSATPTVGTATTVKATSNKHKGTKAGGHKKLKNTRSEPRANGSNGNNQAKEEDAGKLQEQLMQLQSELAIKAIEKKPSASDQATASSASAPSTAIATDFDAPKAEVRTVSGGKSGQKKSTANGATQSHKHSNNSNKKTAVKSGNYNQPAGASKAGDVEKLQKAEGSLSGLASLKRVGNVKVISDAEGRNSTIKAKFTLGPLILRVEKSFKRGSVRSVKSATARTNEMIGRIKFSVVDDRATLMSIKVQQPKQVEVESKDNHDRTREFVWRRTPKIAKLVNEKLKLAAESLFAPQGVEVVRL
- the LOC117893847 gene encoding aspartic and glutamic acid-rich protein isoform X1; this translates as MKFVILLCVLSALLLQIEASPVQLLSRSERAVARQQAVNNDVAPAAAPASDDDDDDDDEDDDDDEPDLGDLIDDDDVLLISGLSDDDEEEDDDDEEEDDTPQGQAAPAATASDDDEEDDDDDDYLDRLFDDILGDDDDEDDDDEVAPAASAQQSSVAASPAQALEEVAPAAASSVSSGISDGVDLPAESGNAVADAASGNAADDISAAAAAVPAASSNNEGLAGGDDDEEADDDEDDDDDDIIGDDIIEARREACDLKNNVIDMSTDAFQARHNHFIDAIFSRINRIVSDNYDPFVVRLAGRSATPTVGTATTVKATSNKHKGTKAGGHKKLKNTRSEPRANGSNGNNQAKEEDAGKLQEQLMQLQSELAIKAIEKKPSASDQATASSASAPSTAIATDFDAPKAEVRTVSGGKSGQKKSTANGATQSHKHSNNSNKKTAVKSGNYNQPAGASKAGDVEKLQKAEGSLSGLASLKRVGNVKVISDAEGRNSTIKAKFTLGPLILRVEKSFKRGSVRSVKSATARTNEMIGRIKFSVVDDRATLMSIKVQQPKQVEVESKDNHDRTREFVWRRTPKIAKLVNEKLKLAAESLFAPQGVEVVRL